From Cuculus canorus isolate bCucCan1 chromosome 7, bCucCan1.pri, whole genome shotgun sequence, one genomic window encodes:
- the CALHM3 gene encoding calcium homeostasis modulator protein 3 → MDRFRMIFQYFQSNSESVMNGICGLLALASVKMYTSFDFSCPCLPRYNMAYGLGIMFVPPIALFLCGLILNRQSLVMLEEWRRPQGRRKKDLAVIRYMCSSIMQRAMVAPVVWIIVTLLDGKCLICAFSGSVDPEKFAGFANTSLVQVQQLLAKVPCKDDELMRNNTSRKAVSRYLRCCSQVLGWSILLILIIAAFLARWLRPCFDQGTLLQARHWSNYIDIEQKIFEETCCEHSRLFAHKCILHFFESMRQEIKLHSFSLRREGDGAEEEEDLLRGVTDQDQVNKLLKKWYYEKPPLNVSQVTQRHPLG, encoded by the exons ATGGACCGTTTCCGGATGATCTTTCAGTACTTCCAGTCCAACTCAGAGTCTGTGATGAACGGGATCTGCGGACTGTTAGCCCTGGCTAGTGTAAAGATGTATACCTCCTTTGATTTCAGCTGCCCCTGCCTGCCACGGTACAACATGGCATATGGCTTGGGGATCATGTTCGTACCCCCCATCGCCCTCTTCCTCTGTGGCCTCATCCTCAACAGACAGTCCctggtgatgctggaggagTGGAGGCGACCGCAGGGGCGCAGAAAGAAGGACCTGGCTGTCATCAG GTACATGTGTTCCTCTATCATGCAGCGAGCCATGGTGGCACCTGTTGTCTGGATCATTGTCACCCTCCTGGATGGAAAATGCCTGATCTGTGCGTTCAGTGGCTCTGTGGATCCAGAGAAGTTTGCAGGCTTTGCCAACACCAGCCTGGTGCAGGTGCAGCAGTTGCTGGCCAAGGTGCCCTGCAAGGATGACGAGCTCATGAGGAACAACACATCTCGCAAGGCAGTGTCCAGATACCTGCGCTGCTGCTCCCAG GTACTCGGCTGGAGCATTTTGTTGATCCTTATCATAGCAGCTTTTCTCGCCCGCTGGCTCAGACCTTGCTTCGATCAGGGCACCCTCCTGCAGGCACGTCACTGGAGCAACTACATTGACATCGAGCAAAAGATTTTTGAGGAAACCTGCTGCGAGCACAGCCGGCTCTTCGCTCACAAATGCATCCTCCACTTCTTTGAAAGCATGCGGCAGGAGATCAAACTGCACAGCTTCAGCTTGCGTAGGGAAGGAGACGgggctgaggaagaggaagatcTTCTCCGAGGTGTCACAGATCAGGACCAGGTGAACAAACTTCTGAAAAAGTGGTACTATGAGAAACCTCCTCTGAATGTCAGCCAGGTGACCCAGAGGCATCCCCTGGGGTAA